TTTTGAATCGAAAGCGGAATCTCGTAAATGATCGTCCCCTGCGCATACATCACAGCGAAGCCTCCCAGATACGCCAGGTACAGATGGCGGTTCTCCAGAATGTCGGTGAGGGATGGCGCTCGGGACAGCTCCCGGAGTCCTGCTCCTTTTCCGAAGCCTTTTTTCGCAGCATCACCAGTCTCTCTCTCAGCCCTCTCTACGGCCGGCCCCCGCGGCAGGACAAGCAGCGCAAACAGTCCGGCGCCCCCCATGATCCCGCCCAGGATGACAAAAGACATGCCGTACCCGAATTGTACCCCCAGAAAGCTGCCGACCGCCGGCGAGACTACGGCGGCCGCTGTCAGCACCATGCCGTTCTTCGCCATCAGCTCCCCTTGTTCGGCACGCGTCCGCCCCGTCTCTCCCAGCAGGGCAAAACAGGCAGGAGAGACGAAAGCCATCAAAAAGCCCAGCAGCAATCTCAGGACAAAAAAAGATTCCGTCTCCCGGACGATGCCCTGCCCCGCCAATATGAAGCCGGAGAGGATCAGGGCAGAGACGATAAACCACTTTTTGGGAAAACGGTCCAAAAATGGGCCGGCAATCAGATTTCCGGTCATGTTGCTGACGCCGTAAGCCCCGAGGACAAAGCCGATCATCGCTGTGGATGCGCCCAGTACGTGCATGTACGGGGCCAACAGCGGTGTCTGCGCATGCATGTCGAAGGAGACGAGAAACAAGATCACAAACAGTAGAAAGCGCAAATACTGCCCACTCCCTCCGCACCTCTTTGTCCCATGTATATGTCAATAGTCGTCCCAATAGAAAAAGACTCTCCGCAAAAGGAGAGTCCGTCCGATTTGTATCGTCTGCTACAGATTGCGCTCTTTGCCTGCATGCGAGATCGTGATCCGCGGGTGATACCACTCCTCATAGACCGCAGTCCCCGCTCCGCCGGGATCTACCGGCACCTCGAACGGCTCGATCTCCCCGCCCTTTGCCGTGAGCGGATACCCGGACAAGACAGGCGGCAACTCCCGCCCCTTGGGTCCGTATACCGTCAGCTCCAGCTGGACGGCTTCATCCCCGTGGTTTTGCAGCATGATCATACAGGAGCCGGTCCGCACCCCTTCGGCTTTGGTTTTGGCGATGCACCGTGATTCGTCCTCTTTGTATTCGATCATGTAGATCCCATTCGCCATCGTGCGCTGGTACCACCGGACCAACTCTTGCTGCTTGGGCAGCCCCGCGGGAGCAAGCAGCAGGATGACAAGCGTGATCAATGGCCGCTTCGTCACGCCGACGAGCATCCAGTAGGATACAATCATCAGCCCCAGCTGGATGATGGCTGCGTAGTGAAAGCCTTGATTGCCTCTGGACCACGCAGGAAACCCCATGCCCTCCACCAGCTGGTCCGCCAGTGACAGCCCGTGGGGAAACTGGATATTCAATCCCCATGCCAGCAGATAGAGAACGATGGCCGTCAGCGCCATTTTCCCCTTTTTTCCAAACATCGAGCCGCCTCTCCCTTCCTTCGCTCGGCTGGCCAACTGCCAGACTGCGTCCTCCTGTGTATGACGTTTTCACATCGGATTGGGATACGGACATGTGAAAGAAGGGCCCCTCGCTGCTACGAGCGGAAAGGCCCCCCATGGTGTCGTCGTTGTGAAAGCGTCGGAGGCGAATTGCCCGCAGCCCGCCGATGCCTCTGTCAATCCTGTGCTTTTTTCAGTCCCAGCGAGCTTTCATGGAACTTGATATTGGCGTACTTCTCAGTGGCGACGCGGAGCTGGTACTCGCTTTCGAACAGCATGACAGGACGTCCGTAGCGATCCGTCACCGTCTTGGATTTGATGGCGTCGAGCGCTGCCTTCTCTCCCTCCAGCCAGCGGGCGATCTGGAACGGCATGCGCGTCAGCGTGATATCTACGCCGTACTCCGCTTTCAGCCGGTATTCCAGCACCTCGAACTGCAGGACGCCCACGACCCCGAGAATCAGCTCCTCCATGGGATACGTCCGGAACAGCTGCACGGTGCCCTCCTCGGTCAGCTGCAGGATGCCTTTCTGGAATTGCTTGTGCTTCATCGCATCCTTTACGGTCACCTTGGAGAAAAACTCCGGCGAAAAATGCGGCATCTCCTCATACTCAAACGGTTGTCCGACACACAAGGTATCGCCGATCTGGAAAATGCCCGGGTCAAACAGGCCGATGACATCCCCCGCATAGGATTCCTCGACGATTTCCCGGTCCTGGGCCATGAACTGTACGGGCTGGGCCAGCTTGATCTCCTTGCCCAGGCGGACGTGCTTCACCGTCATGCCGCGCTCGAATCGGCCGGAGCAGATCCGCAGGAAGGCGATGCGGTCCCGGTGCGCCGGATTCATGTTGGCCTGGATTTTGAAGATAAAGCCGGAAAACGGATGCTCGCTCGGTTCGATCAGGCCCGCCGTGCTCTTTTTCGCGGACGGCGGCGGCGCCATCTGCAGGAAGTTGTCCAGGAAGGTCTGCACGCCGAAATTGTTGATCGCGCTGCCGAAAAAGACCGGGCTCAGCTCGCCCCGGTTGATCAGGTCCATGTCAAACGGATCGCCCGCCACATCGAGCAGGGAGATCTCATCCTGGAGCTGCTGCCACAAATCCTGGCCAACACGCTCGCCAATGATCGGATCATCGGCTCCCTGCACCTCGAAAAAGCGGATGTCCTCATGATCCGAGTCATTCTGGTACAGCTCTACACGCGATTTCACGCGATCGAACACGCCGCTGAACGAGCTGCCCATGCCGATCGGCCAATTCATCGGGTACGAGCGAATTCCCAGCACCCGCTCGATTTCCTCCAGGAGTTCAAACGGATCTTTTCCGTGACGATCCAGCTTGTTAATAAAGGTAAAGATCGGGATGCCGCGCATCCGGCAGACTTTGAACAGCTTGATCGTCTGCGCCTCTACCCCTTTGGCCACGTCGATAATCATCACCGCGGCGTCGGCCGCAGTCAGCGTCCGGTAGGTGTCTTCGCTGAAGTCCTGGTGACCCGGCGTATCCAAAATGTTGATATGGTGTCCTTTGTATTCAAAGTCCATCGCACTGGACGTAACGGAGATTCCCCGTTTTTTCTCGATTTCCATCCAGTCGGATGTAGCGTGCTTGGAATTTTTTCTGCCCTTGACCACACCGGCCTCGCGGATCGCTCCGCCGAAGTACAGCAGTTTTTCCGTCATGGTCGTCTTCCCTGCGTCCGGGTGGGAGATAATGGCAAACGTGCGCCGTTTAGCAATCTCTTGCTGCCATTGAGGATTCATTTGATTCATCGTCACTACTCCTGTCGCATAACGTCTCTCGCATCATTCATTCTTTACGATTATAACGGCAAATCGGCATGCCATCTAGCTAGTTTTTTTTTGCCAAAAAGGTATAATGTAAGTTATAAAAATTTTTTGACTGCATGTACATATCCCCGAAGGAGGAGTTCTATGTCCACCCATGAAAACCGCGCGGCTGCCTTTCGCCAGTACGTGAAAAAGATGGTGAGCTACAACCAGGCGCTCGCTGTCCTGCACTGGGACAAAAACACCCAGGCGCCCAAAAAAGGAATGGATGCCCGCTCTGAGATCATCGGTGTCCTGGCCGGGGAGCAGTTTCGCCTCGCCACCTCCAAAGAAATGGAGGAGCATCTGGAGGCCCTGAGCGAGCCGGCTGCGCTGGAATCGCTCGACGAGGTGACCCGCGCCACCGTGCTCGATTGCAAAAAGGATTTTGAGCGAAACAAAAAGATCCCGGCAGATCGCTACGAAGAATTCGTCGTGCTCACTTCGCAAGCCGAGACCGTCTGGGAAGAAGCCCGAGCCAAAAACGACTTCTCCATGTTCCGGCCTTATTTGGAGCGAATCGTCGGCTTCCAGCTGGAGTTCGTGGACTACTGGGGGTTTGACGGCAAAAACAAGTACAACACCCTGCTCGATCTGTACGAACCGGGCATGACCGTCGATCAGTTGGACCCGATCTTCGCCACGCTGCGCGAGAAGACCGTGAAGCTGGTCGCCGCCATCGCCGACTCGCCCAACAAGCCGGATTCTTCCTTTCTCAACAAGCATTTTCCGGAAGCCGAACAGGAAGCGTTCAGCCGCTTTATTTTGGAGAAAATCGGCTATGATTTCCAGGCGGGCCGGATGGACCGAAGCGTTCACCCGTTCTGCACTTCGTTTAACCCTGGGGATGTCCGCATCACGACGCGCTTTGACCCGAACGACTTCAATAACGCCTTGTTCAGCTGCATTCACGAAGCGGGCCATGCGA
This sequence is a window from Brevibacillus composti. Protein-coding genes within it:
- a CDS encoding MFS transporter, whose product is MRFLLFVILFLVSFDMHAQTPLLAPYMHVLGASTAMIGFVLGAYGVSNMTGNLIAGPFLDRFPKKWFIVSALILSGFILAGQGIVRETESFFVLRLLLGFLMAFVSPACFALLGETGRTRAEQGELMAKNGMVLTAAAVVSPAVGSFLGVQFGYGMSFVILGGIMGGAGLFALLVLPRGPAVERAERETGDAAKKGFGKGAGLRELSRAPSLTDILENRHLYLAYLGGFAVMYAQGTIIYEIPLSIQKENLPLSVTGMLFSLKGLGSMAILSQFWLARIGPEERTLAGLGMLSILMYLMALGTPLSLYIMMFLLGCCTGLLFPALSTILTVHAPRELYGSAFSIFSAVLSAGAILAPVVSGLISNWNHSFFIVFFVTAGSLLFGSFHRLFLNRPIG
- a CDS encoding peptide chain release factor 3, which translates into the protein MNQMNPQWQQEIAKRRTFAIISHPDAGKTTMTEKLLYFGGAIREAGVVKGRKNSKHATSDWMEIEKKRGISVTSSAMDFEYKGHHINILDTPGHQDFSEDTYRTLTAADAAVMIIDVAKGVEAQTIKLFKVCRMRGIPIFTFINKLDRHGKDPFELLEEIERVLGIRSYPMNWPIGMGSSFSGVFDRVKSRVELYQNDSDHEDIRFFEVQGADDPIIGERVGQDLWQQLQDEISLLDVAGDPFDMDLINRGELSPVFFGSAINNFGVQTFLDNFLQMAPPPSAKKSTAGLIEPSEHPFSGFIFKIQANMNPAHRDRIAFLRICSGRFERGMTVKHVRLGKEIKLAQPVQFMAQDREIVEESYAGDVIGLFDPGIFQIGDTLCVGQPFEYEEMPHFSPEFFSKVTVKDAMKHKQFQKGILQLTEEGTVQLFRTYPMEELILGVVGVLQFEVLEYRLKAEYGVDITLTRMPFQIARWLEGEKAALDAIKSKTVTDRYGRPVMLFESEYQLRVATEKYANIKFHESSLGLKKAQD
- a CDS encoding carboxypeptidase M32 — translated: MSTHENRAAAFRQYVKKMVSYNQALAVLHWDKNTQAPKKGMDARSEIIGVLAGEQFRLATSKEMEEHLEALSEPAALESLDEVTRATVLDCKKDFERNKKIPADRYEEFVVLTSQAETVWEEARAKNDFSMFRPYLERIVGFQLEFVDYWGFDGKNKYNTLLDLYEPGMTVDQLDPIFATLREKTVKLVAAIADSPNKPDSSFLNKHFPEAEQEAFSRFILEKIGYDFQAGRMDRSVHPFCTSFNPGDVRITTRFDPNDFNNALFSCIHEAGHAMYEQNIDPRLMGTTLCDGTSMGIHESQSRYWENMIGRSRPFWNHFYADLQKQFPSQFEGVSVEQLYRAINRVTPSFIRTEADELTYNLHVMIRYEIEKGLINQTIEVGDLPAIWNEKMKEYLGIVPETDTLGVLQDIHWAGGSFGYFPTYSLGNVYAAQFTHVMQQQISGYEDLIANGEFGPIREWLKKNIHQYGKMKSPGEIVKAITGEGTNATYLMNYLEKKFSEIYSL